From a single Fulvivirga ulvae genomic region:
- a CDS encoding response regulator, whose translation MKLKIDTLGQKIGMGYSLLAVIIALAVGFTLWQVKNVQGVAGRITDQRVLATRMCLEINNGINHSVAALRGYVLLKDPALKRERQEAWSDEINASYERLRMLSKRRVDSVDEDKLEELQNQLNQLENYQDNVEELAVTNSDMALEMLRTSGLKSAYDIRNLVNDISSDVELLMRQDFEAIDREIANLSNLEWVLLGSGFILSVLLGAIVSRSITRPVAQAAEVADNIAAGDLDTEVEVRGSRELRDLGAALLKMRNALKERNIQAERHQEHSTGLNALNKVMEGNKGLKFLTTDIITFLAERHKACVGTLSLKNESETFHLAGSYAFKTSQRKDNVIKPGEGVAGQVALTLKPIIIEAHQAEIKTSSSIMEALPSYVYVAPLVFENEALGIIELGKFEPFTEVEQQFLATAMEIIAIALDAAVSREQIDELLAETQRQSEELQAQQEELQQSNEELEEQTTKLKEQQEELQAANEELEEQAQIVAQKNADLETARQDIELKASQLEISSKYKSEFLANMSHELRTPLNSLLILSNDLAENRENNLTPDQVESADVIVKSGKDLLALINDILDLSKVEAGKLNLSPTQFKISELSDSIKNNFMRMAIQKGIELKISIDEDLPENIKTDRQRIDQIIKNLVSNALKFTHEGHVAVNFTRDAGDFMRIAISDTGIGIPKEKQQVIFEAFQQVDGSTARKYGGTGLGLSISRELARILGGKITISSVEGEGSTFTLIIPIEMKEPESTEQAPAPSAPSADSSSEKLNQQEFLDYPALPDDRNQINDGDHVVLVIEDDLNFARILTSQAKQKGLRFLSAATGEDGLKLAEQYQPQAIILDLDLPGMNGHLVLKTLKSNPSLRHIPVHIMSVNEQTLELIKAGAVEYLTKPVSKDQLEEAFARIEDFINRKMKNLLILEDNDDLRRSIVKLIGNGDVKCFEAGTAAEALDLFKNQKIDCMVMDIGLPDINGFDLIKRLEKEEKKLPPIIVYTGKELTKQENDDLQQYAETIIVKGVKSEERLLDETALFLHRMVKNLPPTKQQIITGLYDRDIAFNEKKILLVDDDMRNVWALSKILSQKGFEVLKADNGKVALSMIYDTPAIDIVLMDIMMPEMDGYECMRAIRSEGRFRDLPIIALTAKSMKEDRQLCIEAGANDYITKPVDVARLLSLIHIWIKK comes from the coding sequence ATGAAGTTAAAAATTGATACACTGGGCCAGAAAATCGGCATGGGATATTCCCTGCTGGCGGTAATTATTGCCCTTGCTGTGGGTTTCACCTTATGGCAGGTTAAGAACGTTCAGGGAGTGGCCGGGCGCATCACTGATCAGAGAGTACTGGCCACAAGGATGTGCCTTGAAATCAATAATGGTATTAATCATTCCGTAGCTGCATTACGAGGTTATGTCCTGCTTAAAGATCCTGCTCTAAAACGAGAGCGCCAGGAAGCATGGAGCGATGAAATAAATGCGTCTTATGAGCGGTTGCGGATGCTGTCAAAACGACGAGTTGACTCTGTGGATGAGGACAAGTTGGAAGAGTTGCAAAACCAGTTGAACCAGCTTGAAAACTATCAGGATAATGTGGAAGAATTAGCGGTGACAAACTCTGATATGGCGTTGGAAATGCTACGGACCAGTGGTTTGAAATCAGCGTATGACATCCGTAACCTGGTAAACGATATAAGCTCGGACGTAGAGCTTTTAATGCGGCAGGATTTTGAAGCCATTGATAGAGAGATTGCAAACCTGAGCAACCTGGAGTGGGTATTGCTAGGCAGTGGCTTTATCCTAAGTGTTCTGCTTGGTGCTATCGTATCGCGTTCTATAACCCGCCCTGTGGCACAGGCGGCTGAAGTAGCCGATAATATTGCAGCCGGAGACCTTGACACTGAGGTTGAGGTCAGAGGTTCCCGTGAGTTGAGGGATCTGGGTGCAGCATTACTAAAAATGAGAAATGCACTGAAAGAAAGAAATATTCAGGCTGAACGACATCAGGAACACTCTACAGGATTAAACGCTCTTAATAAGGTAATGGAGGGCAATAAAGGACTCAAATTTCTGACTACCGATATTATTACCTTTCTTGCCGAGCGCCATAAAGCATGCGTAGGAACTCTCTCATTAAAAAACGAAAGTGAAACCTTCCATCTGGCCGGCTCCTATGCGTTTAAGACCAGCCAAAGAAAGGATAATGTAATTAAACCAGGTGAAGGGGTGGCAGGGCAGGTAGCCTTAACACTTAAACCTATTATTATTGAAGCCCATCAGGCGGAAATAAAGACTTCTTCAAGTATCATGGAAGCACTTCCCTCCTATGTATACGTGGCTCCCCTCGTATTTGAAAATGAGGCTCTGGGTATAATAGAGTTGGGAAAATTTGAGCCTTTTACAGAAGTGGAACAACAATTTCTTGCTACTGCCATGGAAATCATAGCCATCGCTCTTGATGCAGCTGTTAGCAGGGAGCAAATTGATGAACTGCTGGCCGAAACCCAGCGGCAGAGTGAGGAGTTGCAGGCCCAGCAGGAGGAATTGCAACAAAGTAATGAAGAACTGGAAGAGCAAACGACAAAACTAAAAGAGCAGCAGGAAGAACTCCAGGCAGCTAACGAAGAGCTGGAAGAGCAGGCCCAGATAGTAGCACAAAAAAATGCTGACCTGGAAACCGCCCGCCAGGATATTGAACTCAAAGCCAGTCAGCTCGAGATAAGCAGCAAATACAAGTCCGAATTTCTGGCCAACATGAGTCACGAACTTAGAACACCTCTCAATAGCCTGCTCATACTGTCGAACGACCTGGCTGAAAACCGGGAAAATAACCTCACTCCTGATCAGGTAGAGAGTGCGGATGTGATCGTGAAAAGCGGCAAGGACCTGCTGGCTCTTATCAACGACATACTCGACCTCTCAAAGGTTGAGGCAGGAAAGCTGAACCTTAGCCCGACACAATTTAAAATATCGGAATTAAGTGACAGTATTAAAAACAACTTCATGCGCATGGCCATACAAAAGGGCATCGAATTAAAAATAAGCATAGACGAAGACCTGCCGGAAAACATCAAAACAGACCGCCAGCGCATTGATCAGATTATTAAAAACCTGGTATCCAATGCCCTGAAATTTACACATGAAGGGCATGTAGCAGTTAACTTTACCCGCGATGCCGGGGATTTTATGCGGATAGCCATTTCTGATACCGGCATAGGCATCCCCAAAGAAAAGCAGCAGGTTATCTTCGAAGCTTTCCAACAGGTAGATGGCAGCACTGCTCGCAAATACGGAGGAACCGGGCTTGGACTTTCTATCAGTCGTGAGCTGGCACGCATACTAGGAGGTAAAATAACTATCAGTAGTGTGGAAGGTGAGGGTTCGACGTTCACCCTCATAATACCCATTGAGATGAAAGAGCCTGAGAGTACGGAACAGGCTCCTGCTCCTTCTGCGCCTTCGGCAGATTCTTCATCGGAGAAACTCAACCAACAGGAGTTCCTTGACTACCCTGCTCTACCGGATGATAGAAACCAGATAAATGATGGTGACCATGTAGTTCTGGTCATTGAAGATGACCTTAATTTCGCCCGTATACTCACCAGCCAGGCTAAGCAAAAGGGTCTGCGGTTTCTGTCAGCCGCTACCGGAGAAGATGGTCTTAAACTTGCCGAGCAATACCAGCCGCAGGCAATCATACTTGACCTGGACCTACCGGGCATGAATGGACACCTCGTGCTTAAAACGCTTAAGTCCAACCCTTCTCTGCGGCATATCCCGGTACACATCATGTCAGTAAACGAACAGACCCTGGAGCTCATTAAGGCCGGCGCAGTTGAATATCTGACCAAGCCCGTGAGTAAGGATCAACTTGAAGAGGCATTTGCAAGAATTGAAGACTTCATCAACCGTAAAATGAAGAATCTCCTGATCCTTGAAGATAATGATGACCTTCGAAGATCAATAGTAAAACTCATTGGCAACGGAGATGTAAAATGTTTTGAAGCAGGTACAGCAGCAGAGGCTTTGGACTTATTCAAAAATCAAAAAATCGACTGCATGGTCATGGATATCGGTTTGCCCGATATTAATGGTTTTGACCTCATTAAAAGGCTGGAAAAAGAAGAGAAGAAGCTCCCTCCCATCATAGTCTATACCGGTAAAGAGCTTACGAAACAGGAAAATGACGATCTCCAACAGTATGCGGAAACCATCATAGTGAAGGGAGTAAAATCAGAAGAGCGACTTCTTGACGAAACCGCCCTGTTTTTACACAGAATGGTAAAGAACCTGCCACCCACAAAACAGCAGATCATTACCGGGCTGTATGATCGGGATATTGCCTTCAATGAAAAGAAAATACTGCTTGTGGATGATGATATGCGCAACGTATGGGCCCTCTCAAAAATCCTTTCGCAGAAAGGCTTTGAGGTGCTCAAGGCTGACAATGGCAAAGTAGCCCTCTCAATGATTTATGATACTCCTGCTATTGATATTGTACTAATGGATATAATGATGCCTGAAATGGATGGTTATGAGTGTATGAGAGCTATCAGAAGCGAAGGAAGGTTCCGTGATCTGCCCATTATAGCCCTTACGGCAAAAAGCATGAAAGAAGACCGGCAGCTGTGTATTGAAGCCGGCGCCAATGACTATATTACCAAGCCGGTGGATGTAGCCAGGCTACTATCGCTAATTCATATATGGATAAAGAAATAA
- a CDS encoding chemotaxis protein CheB, with protein sequence MAAGTPYEAIVIGTSAGGTKLLKSMVSKIPSHFSIPLIVVQHIAPGSNSYWVKLLDSLSAIKVKEADEKEKIEKGTMYLAPPDYHLLVEHDRTFSLAVSEHVNFARPSIDVLFETAADAYKNKLIGVILTGYNSDGATGLKKIKENGGLAIAQTPESCEAPSMPKAAIEAANPDFILSPDEISNLLIKIARDNETQYT encoded by the coding sequence ATGGCAGCAGGGACACCATATGAGGCAATTGTGATAGGAACTTCCGCAGGAGGTACTAAACTGCTTAAGTCAATGGTTTCAAAGATCCCTTCACACTTTTCCATACCTCTGATCGTGGTGCAACACATTGCTCCGGGCAGTAATAGCTACTGGGTAAAGTTGCTCGACAGCCTTTCTGCCATAAAAGTAAAAGAGGCTGACGAAAAAGAGAAAATAGAGAAGGGCACCATGTACCTTGCCCCACCGGATTATCACTTACTGGTAGAGCATGATCGTACCTTTTCCCTGGCAGTTTCAGAACATGTTAATTTCGCAAGGCCATCTATTGATGTGCTCTTCGAAACCGCAGCTGATGCCTATAAAAACAAATTAATAGGTGTAATTCTTACCGGATATAATTCTGATGGTGCTACAGGTTTAAAAAAAATAAAGGAAAACGGAGGATTGGCTATAGCTCAGACACCTGAAAGCTGCGAAGCCCCATCGATGCCAAAAGCAGCTATAGAGGCTGCCAACCCTGATTTTATACTATCACCAGATGAAATAAGCAACTTGTTAATAAAAATAGCCAGGGATAACGAAACTCAATACACATGA
- a CDS encoding CheR family methyltransferase: MDINIANESNDDIELELLLQAIHRKYGYDFSEYSRAHVKRRVLNRLTTSGLTSISHLQEQVLYDKEFASQLLKDLSINVTEMFRDPPFYIAVREKVIELLKTWSYIKIWHAGCSTGEEVYSMAILLKEEGLYDRVQIYATDFNQSALSKARDGIFSTDLIKKYSQNYIKAASKGAFSDYYLAQYDHAIMDQSLKSNIVWAHHNLVTDNNFAETQMVVCRNVLIYFNRRLQNNVLRLFYESLTFGGILCLGNKEGLHFSDYEQSFDVIDKQQKIYKKKYLIS; the protein is encoded by the coding sequence ATGGACATAAATATTGCGAATGAATCCAATGATGATATTGAACTGGAGCTTTTATTGCAGGCGATACATCGCAAATATGGATATGATTTTTCTGAGTATTCGAGGGCACATGTTAAGCGAAGAGTGCTTAATCGCTTAACAACTTCCGGCCTGACCTCAATATCCCACTTACAGGAGCAAGTACTTTATGACAAGGAATTCGCCTCACAGCTGCTCAAAGACCTGTCGATTAATGTTACCGAGATGTTCAGGGACCCTCCTTTCTATATAGCCGTGCGCGAAAAGGTTATTGAATTGCTCAAAACCTGGTCATACATAAAGATATGGCATGCTGGCTGCTCTACCGGCGAGGAAGTGTACTCTATGGCAATATTACTCAAAGAGGAAGGACTTTATGATCGCGTACAGATCTATGCAACCGACTTTAATCAAAGCGCTTTAAGCAAAGCTCGAGACGGTATATTTTCAACAGATCTGATAAAGAAGTATTCCCAAAATTATATCAAGGCTGCCTCAAAAGGAGCTTTCTCAGACTACTACCTGGCCCAATACGATCACGCCATTATGGATCAGTCTCTAAAGTCTAATATAGTATGGGCACATCACAACCTTGTTACAGACAATAATTTTGCAGAAACACAAATGGTTGTCTGCCGTAATGTATTGATCTACTTTAACCGCAGGTTACAAAACAATGTGCTTCGGTTGTTTTACGAAAGCCTCACTTTTGGAGGTATTCTCTGCCTGGGCAACAAAGAAGGTCTGCACTTCTCCGATTATGAACAATCCTTTGACGTGATAGACAAGCAACAAAAAATATATAAAAAGAAATATCTGATTTCGTGA
- a CDS encoding metallophosphoesterase family protein → MAEKSKKLKLAAVGDIHTRETDKGKWAERFREISHEADILLLCGDLTDTGDEEEAEVLSGELKACTIPVVAVLGNHDYEKGRQKLIRQIIQNENIHVLEGEAVVIKGVGFAGVKGFGGGFDNHMLSMFGEEAMKAFVQEAVDEALHLDRALARLDASEEKLKKIAVLHYAPIKDTIIGEPEAIYPFLGCSHLAEPLNSRKVEAAFHGHAHAGALEGKTRSGVKIFNVSEPILTKKGYEKPFFIYELNA, encoded by the coding sequence ATGGCAGAAAAAAGCAAAAAACTAAAGTTAGCAGCCGTTGGAGATATCCATACCCGTGAGACTGATAAAGGTAAATGGGCAGAACGGTTTCGGGAGATTTCCCATGAAGCCGACATACTGCTGCTCTGTGGTGACCTTACGGATACCGGCGATGAGGAAGAGGCCGAAGTACTTTCCGGTGAATTGAAAGCCTGCACCATCCCCGTAGTGGCGGTTCTGGGAAATCATGACTATGAAAAAGGTAGACAAAAGCTTATTCGCCAAATTATTCAAAATGAAAACATACATGTGCTGGAGGGAGAAGCAGTTGTAATTAAAGGAGTTGGTTTTGCCGGTGTAAAGGGATTTGGAGGAGGCTTTGATAATCACATGCTGTCCATGTTTGGAGAAGAAGCCATGAAAGCTTTTGTACAGGAAGCCGTGGATGAAGCATTGCACCTCGACAGGGCTCTTGCTCGCCTGGACGCCAGCGAGGAAAAGCTCAAAAAGATTGCAGTGCTACATTATGCTCCGATTAAAGATACCATAATAGGTGAGCCTGAGGCTATTTATCCGTTTCTGGGATGCTCACACCTCGCCGAACCCTTGAACAGCAGAAAGGTGGAAGCCGCCTTTCACGGTCACGCTCACGCCGGAGCCCTGGAAGGTAAAACACGATCAGGAGTTAAGATCTTCAATGTTTCTGAGCCTATATTAACTAAGAAAGGGTATGAAAAGCCATTTTTCATTTATGAGCTCAATGCCTGA
- a CDS encoding nucleotidyltransferase, protein MASKKEQQKSKQDPDEFYSEALKLAKESGIDFMLGGGFAVSHYTGIHRDTKDLDIFCRPADSNNLLRFFSTKGYDTELTDVRWLAKIFRNNMYIDIIFDTPNYICTVDDNWFKYASKGTFQDKPVLYVPAEELIWCKIYVQNRERYDGADVNHIMLRYGKKLDWKRLLQHFDKHWHLLLSQLLNFQFVYPANYPDIVPQWLFEELLQRAGRQYNQPSSAINVCRGPIIDQTQYAVDIKEWDFKLYTMKTV, encoded by the coding sequence ATGGCCAGCAAAAAAGAACAACAAAAGTCAAAGCAGGATCCTGACGAATTTTATTCAGAAGCTTTGAAATTAGCAAAGGAAAGTGGTATCGATTTTATGCTTGGCGGCGGCTTTGCAGTAAGTCATTATACAGGTATCCATCGTGACACCAAAGATCTGGATATATTTTGCAGACCCGCCGACAGTAACAATTTGCTTCGCTTCTTCTCTACAAAAGGCTACGACACTGAGTTGACCGATGTGAGATGGCTTGCCAAAATTTTCAGGAATAATATGTACATCGATATTATTTTCGACACCCCCAACTATATATGCACCGTAGATGACAACTGGTTTAAGTACGCATCAAAAGGGACCTTTCAGGATAAACCCGTTTTGTATGTGCCCGCTGAGGAGCTAATATGGTGCAAAATATATGTACAAAACAGGGAGCGGTATGACGGAGCCGACGTAAATCATATCATGCTCAGATATGGCAAAAAACTAGACTGGAAGCGGCTACTGCAGCATTTCGATAAGCACTGGCATCTTTTGCTGTCACAATTGTTAAATTTTCAGTTTGTATACCCCGCCAACTACCCTGACATTGTACCACAATGGCTTTTCGAAGAGCTTCTCCAAAGGGCCGGCCGTCAATACAACCAGCCCTCTTCAGCTATCAATGTCTGCCGGGGGCCAATTATTGACCAAACCCAATATGCCGTTGATATTAAAGAATGGGATTTTAAACTTTACACTATGAAAACTGTATAG
- a CDS encoding universal stress protein translates to MLRILMPVDFSDSSMNAMSYAVQMTKAFHATLVLIHVVEPIGGDATMFVDDHVITEERSEAQQKLEALRNEMDDINNPYIETQVCIGFPVDKILAAAKEQQVSLIVMGTTGTTNKFEDILGSNTYKIVKNAKCAVVTIPLESKKFEIRKIALAVDLHKKENIHLLTILRHFLRHFKAEIFFLHVSKNVHVSLEDDAHSDAVLWLAEKFREFEHSFVNLSSKNVAESINEYALKNDIDMLALSPESHSILGLLFKGSTTRDLVLHCHVPLLTLPADY, encoded by the coding sequence ATGCTTAGGATATTAATGCCGGTAGATTTTTCCGACAGCTCCATGAACGCCATGTCTTACGCTGTACAAATGACCAAGGCATTCCATGCCACATTGGTATTGATACATGTGGTGGAGCCTATTGGCGGGGATGCTACTATGTTCGTTGATGACCATGTCATTACAGAAGAGCGCTCAGAAGCCCAGCAAAAGCTTGAAGCGCTCAGAAATGAAATGGACGATATTAATAATCCTTATATCGAAACTCAGGTGTGCATCGGATTCCCGGTGGATAAAATATTGGCTGCCGCAAAAGAGCAGCAGGTGTCTTTGATCGTAATGGGTACCACAGGTACAACTAATAAGTTTGAGGATATATTGGGGAGCAATACTTATAAAATAGTGAAAAACGCCAAGTGTGCTGTAGTAACTATACCCTTAGAGTCTAAAAAGTTTGAGATCAGGAAAATTGCTCTTGCTGTGGATTTACATAAAAAAGAAAATATCCATCTTTTAACCATATTAAGGCATTTCTTGAGGCATTTCAAAGCTGAAATATTCTTTCTCCATGTTTCAAAAAATGTTCATGTGTCTTTGGAAGACGATGCTCATTCTGATGCGGTATTGTGGCTTGCAGAGAAATTCAGAGAGTTTGAGCATAGCTTTGTAAACCTCTCATCAAAAAATGTCGCAGAAAGCATCAATGAGTATGCTCTTAAAAATGATATCGATATGCTGGCCCTGAGCCCTGAAAGTCATAGCATATTAGGTTTGTTATTTAAAGGAAGTACAACCCGCGACCTTGTGCTGCATTGCCATGTACCGCTCCTGACGCTGCCCGCTGACTACTGA
- a CDS encoding DnaJ C-terminal domain-containing protein, protein MDYKDYYKILEIDKKASASDIKKAYRKLAVKYHPDKNPGDKKAEEKFKEIGEAYEVLKDPEKRKKYDQLGSNWRHFRESGGQNGDFDWSRYASGQQSGYTYYQGDANDIFGNTNFSDFFETIFGGSSRATGNRRRQSTPSGQDVHAELRISLEDAFHGGPKVFGLDGERMRIKLKPGVNDGQTLRLKSKGASAIPNGPKGDLYLKIIINPHPLYQRKGNDLYHDLALDIYTAILGGKINVSTLHGPVSVLIPAGTANGKVLRIKSKGMPAGDKYGDLYLTINVQIPTQLSEEERELFKKLRSLQKQDSYVS, encoded by the coding sequence ATGGACTACAAAGACTATTATAAGATACTTGAGATCGATAAAAAGGCATCGGCCAGTGATATTAAGAAAGCTTACAGAAAACTGGCGGTAAAATATCACCCGGATAAGAACCCGGGAGATAAAAAGGCTGAAGAAAAATTTAAGGAAATAGGCGAAGCTTATGAAGTGTTAAAAGATCCGGAGAAAAGGAAAAAATACGATCAACTGGGCAGCAATTGGAGACATTTCAGAGAATCCGGCGGCCAGAATGGTGATTTCGACTGGTCCCGGTATGCTTCAGGCCAGCAAAGTGGTTACACGTATTATCAGGGAGACGCTAATGATATATTTGGCAACACCAATTTCTCAGACTTCTTCGAAACTATTTTCGGTGGTAGCAGCCGTGCAACCGGCAACAGGAGAAGACAAAGCACCCCATCAGGACAGGATGTACACGCCGAGCTCCGCATTAGCCTGGAAGATGCATTTCACGGAGGTCCGAAGGTATTTGGCCTTGACGGGGAAAGAATGAGAATAAAATTAAAGCCAGGAGTGAACGACGGGCAAACACTCCGGCTTAAAAGTAAAGGGGCCTCTGCTATTCCAAATGGCCCGAAAGGAGATCTTTATTTGAAAATTATCATTAACCCTCACCCTTTGTATCAAAGAAAGGGAAATGATCTTTATCACGACCTGGCACTTGACATCTATACGGCCATTCTGGGTGGCAAGATCAATGTAAGCACTTTACATGGTCCGGTGAGCGTCTTAATTCCGGCCGGCACTGCCAATGGCAAAGTGCTGAGAATAAAAAGTAAAGGTATGCCTGCCGGAGACAAGTATGGAGACCTGTACCTGACCATTAACGTGCAAATACCAACTCAATTATCAGAGGAAGAGAGAGAACTATTCAAAAAGCTGCGCTCCCTTCAAAAACAAGATTCATATGTAAGTTAA
- a CDS encoding PA2169 family four-helix-bundle protein, with protein MERNTEQNIKKLVRVNLDAFEGYKTAADNVNDSLLNTFLNQCSNDRKNYATALAEEINITPEEISTHFKADLHRVWIDLKTSPQRFSAKTVLRECKRGEKYTIETYDDIIAGGSYPPTLEEQIKYQRSEIISKYNRIIEMEKEYDQKDDKRNKQTSVP; from the coding sequence ATGGAAAGAAATACGGAACAAAACATCAAAAAACTGGTTAGGGTGAATCTTGATGCCTTTGAAGGTTATAAAACAGCTGCTGACAATGTTAACGACAGCCTTTTAAATACCTTCCTGAATCAATGCTCTAATGACAGAAAGAACTATGCAACAGCCCTGGCTGAGGAAATCAATATTACTCCTGAAGAAATCAGCACTCATTTTAAGGCTGATTTGCACCGGGTATGGATAGACCTGAAAACATCACCACAAAGATTTAGTGCCAAAACGGTGCTAAGGGAATGCAAACGCGGCGAAAAATATACTATTGAGACCTATGATGATATAATTGCCGGAGGCTCATACCCCCCTACTCTTGAGGAGCAGATCAAGTATCAGCGTAGTGAAATCATTAGCAAGTACAACAGGATCATTGAAATGGAAAAAGAGTATGACCAGAAAGACGACAAAAGAAACAAACAGACATCAGTTCCATAG